A window of the Bombus huntii isolate Logan2020A chromosome 8, iyBomHunt1.1, whole genome shotgun sequence genome harbors these coding sequences:
- the LOC126868781 gene encoding uncharacterized protein LOC126868781 — protein sequence MTESVRIEENLYSLSDYSLQLNRWFLKPIGVWPLSASTSRLERTICFVLIFLCYFFVLFTIIPCLLHLILEDENIRMKLKILGPFSHWLIGGINYSTLLLRSREMRVCIEHIQNDWKIVTRQKDQQVMMRYARIGRYTTVFCTAFMQVGVLSHCTMAAFATKIIEIGNETRIIRLLPCGFYKSLISIDVSPTYEIILASQFVSGFIANSSAVGAVGMAAVFAAHAYGQLTVLMIWIKEYVNRSKDHSRNVGLNEIGEIVEHHLRVLSFIAGIEDVMNEICFMELFKCTMNMCMIGYYILTEWKEHDIQYMPAYLIILFSMTFNIFVVCYIGETLKEQCEKVGEVVYMTNWYYLPYKDILNLIQIILRSSMMIKITAGKLVHMSIFTFGNVSYQFIYIYLCSPIVEKSDTISGNKNCLRIFQPVAPSHIIQYIFDLLMRKLVKFKI from the exons ATGACAGAATCTGTAAGAATCGAGGAAAATTTGTATAGCCTTAGCGATTACAGTTTGCAATTAAATCGATGGTTCCTCAAACCAATCGGGGTTTGGCCTCTATCTGCATCCACTTCGAGGCTAGAAAGAACTATTTGCTTTGTTTTAATCTTTCTCTGTTACTTCTTCGTGTTGTTCACCATAATCCCCTGTTTACTCCACCTCATTCTGGAAGATGAAAATATTCGCATGAAACTGAAGATACTTGGCCCTTTCAGTCATTGGCTTATCGGTGGCATTAATTATAGCACCTTGTTGTTACGAAGCAGAGAGATGCGTGTTTGTATAGAACATATACAAAATGACTGGAAAATCGTAACTAGGCAGAAGGATCAACAAGTAATGATGCGTTATGCGAGGATTGGCCGCTATACTACTGTTTTCTGCACTGCTTTCATGCAAGTTGGTGTCTTGTCACACTGTACGATGGCGGCTTTCGCCACGAAAATCATCGAGATAGGAAATGAAACGAGAATTATACGTCTGTTACCCTGCGGTTTCTATAaaagtttaatttcaattgaCGTTAGTCCAACATATGAAATCATACTTGCTTCGCAATTTGTGTCTGGATTTATCGCAAATTCAAGCGCAGTTGGCGCAGTTGGCATGGCTGCTGTATTTGCAGCCCACGCGTATGGCCAACTGACTGTTCTCATGATATGGATCAAGGAATATGTGAATCGATCGAAGGATCATAGTAGAAACGTTGGACTGAATGAAATTGGCGAGATCGTTGAACATCATCTCAGAGTTCTGAG TTTTATAGCAGGTATCGAAGATGTGATGAATGAAATATGCTTCATGGAACTGTTCAAGTGTACGATGAATATGTGCATGATTGGATATTATATCCTTACG gAATGGAAAGAACATGATATTCAGTATATGCCTGCATATCTAATAATACTTTTTTCCATgacttttaacatttttgtcgTATGTTATATCGGTGAGACACTAAAAGAACAG TGCGAAAAGGTTGGAGAAGTGGTTTATATGACAAACTGGTACTACTTACCTTACAAGGATATACTTAATTTGATCCAGATAATCTTAAGATCCAGCATGATGATTAAAATCACTGCTGGTAAGCTAGTTCATATGTCCATATTCACCTTCGGTAATGTAAGTTATCagtttatttacatttatctATGTTCACCAATTGTTGAAAAATCTGATACTATTTCAGGTAATAAAAACTGCTTGCGCATATTTCAACCTGTTGCGCCAAGCCACATAATACAGTACATTTTTGATCTGTTGATGCGTaaacttgtaaaatttaaaatataa